The DNA region ATGATGAATATTCAAGAGCTTGGTACTTTAAAGCGCCGCCAAATCCCAGTAAAAATGGTACTACTGAATAACCAACGTTTGGGTATGGTTCGCCAATGGCAATCCCTATTTTTTGATGGAAGGCACAGTGAAACAATTTTAGATGACAACCCAGATTTCATCATGCTCGCCAAAGCGTTTGATATTCCAGGAAAAACCATTACACGCAAAGAGGAAGTAGAGCCAGCATTACAAGAAATGCTCGCCAGTAAGACCTCGTATTTATTACATGTATTAATTTCTGAAGAAGAAAACGTTTGGCCATTAGTGCCACCGGGTGCCGCAAACCAAGATATGTTGGAGAATACCTAATGGACAGATATCAATTAAACATCAAAGCCGATGATAAACCAGTATTACTAGAACGGGTATTGCGTGTCATCCGCCATCGTGGTTTTATAATTAGACAAGTAATAGCCACAGTTAATCATGAAAGTAATATTGCCAGCGTCGAAATCATTGTCGATAGCGGCCGTCCAATCAGCATTCTTATTAACCAAATAGAAAAGCTATGGGATATTCGCACGGTAGAAACACAACTATTACAAACTCACCTCTCAGAGTGAGCCTCGACGGATTGAAGAAGGGATAAAATAATGTCAACAAACACAGCGGATTTTATTTGGTTTAACGGAAAAATGGTACCTTGGGCAGACGCGAATGTGCATGTTTTAACGCACTCAATGCATTATGGCACCTCGGTTTTTGAAGGCGTTCGTTGTTACGATACACCGAACGGGCCGATCGTCTTCCGCCACCGTGAACACATGCAGCGCTTAAAAGATTCCGCTAAAATTTATCGCTTCCCAATCCCTTATTCGGTGGATGAAATCATGGAAGCCTGTCGTGAGACATTGCGAGCCAACAAGCTCGATTCGGCTTATATTCGTCCACTTGGCTTTATTGGTAATGTCGGCCTTGGCGTTTGCCCACCCGTTGATTCAGAAATGGAATTGATCATTGCGGCCTTCCCATGGGGCGCTTACTTAGGTGAAGAAGCGCTTGCTAATGGCGTTGATGCCATGATTTCCAGCTGGAATCGCGCCGCGCCGAATACTATTCCAACCGCGGCTAAAGCCGGTGGTAACTATCTTTCATCTTTACTGGTGGGCGGCGAAGCGCGTCGTCACGGTTACGATGAAGGTATTGCCTTAAGTGTGAACGGTTATATTTCAGAAGGTGCGGGTGAAAATATTTTTGTGATTAAAAACGGAAAAATTGTCACACCACCTGCCACCAGCTCAATTCTACCGGGTATCACTCGTGATTCTATTGTAACGCTAGCTCGTGATTTAGGTTACGAGGTTATCGAAGCAGATATTGCTCGCGAAGCGCTCTACCTTGCAGACGAAGTCTTTATGACAGGCACCGCCGCTGAAATCGTTCCGGTGCGTAGTGTTGACCAAATTACCGTTGGTGAAGGCAAACGAGGCCCGATCACTGAACAAATTCAATCGACTTTCTTTGGCCTATTTAATGGCACAACCGAAGATAAGTGGGGCTGGCTCGATCCAGTCTACCCACAAAGTAAATAAAAATAAAAGGAAGGAAATAACGCCTTCCTTTTTAACTCATTTTAAATTTAAACATTTGTATTAAAGGGAATTAATTATGCCAATCTATCGCTCTGCCACCACCACTCATGGACGAAACATGGCAGGTGCTCGTGCTTTATGGCGCGCCACCGGTGTAAAAGAAGAAGATTTTGGTAAGCCAATT from Vibrio casei includes:
- a CDS encoding branched-chain amino acid transaminase — encoded protein: MSTNTADFIWFNGKMVPWADANVHVLTHSMHYGTSVFEGVRCYDTPNGPIVFRHREHMQRLKDSAKIYRFPIPYSVDEIMEACRETLRANKLDSAYIRPLGFIGNVGLGVCPPVDSEMELIIAAFPWGAYLGEEALANGVDAMISSWNRAAPNTIPTAAKAGGNYLSSLLVGGEARRHGYDEGIALSVNGYISEGAGENIFVIKNGKIVTPPATSSILPGITRDSIVTLARDLGYEVIEADIAREALYLADEVFMTGTAAEIVPVRSVDQITVGEGKRGPITEQIQSTFFGLFNGTTEDKWGWLDPVYPQSK
- the ilvM gene encoding acetolactate synthase 2 small subunit, with translation MDRYQLNIKADDKPVLLERVLRVIRHRGFIIRQVIATVNHESNIASVEIIVDSGRPISILINQIEKLWDIRTVETQLLQTHLSE